TACCATCTGGTACAGACATCATCCATCTCACTTCGCCTGAGACACCGGGACAGTGGCATCAATCTGACTTCTGTGTTCGGGCTGATAAACAGACTGATTCATGGAATAGATGAAGGTCAACATCGCTCATTatttgtttaagtgtgtgtctgggagAACAAATGATCCTGTGTGGGTTGAATACACAATCAGATGCACAATGACGGCACCACCATATCATGATAAGTACACTTTTAGAAAACAGTAAATGGCCACAAGAGTTCAAACATTTATCTTAACCTCATAAATCATTACTGAATGAATAAGATGGATTGTAGGTTTTAGTTTATAAAGAATCGTGGCCAGTGCATGTTTATGAAACCACGCTATTGTCCAGCCCATTTTaaagaaaccttttttttaaagcactgTATAGATCTATACAGTGCTTTAAGGTTTGCAGGACACAAGCAGCAGACCAAGGTAattggtctgtatttataagcTGAACATGTCTTTCAAAGACAGTTTACAGTCAGTTTGACTACAATGGGTATGGATGTGGGAAGTGCTCATCACAGAAACATGTCCCTGCATTAAATCAATTCCTCTTCCTCCGCAGCGTAAAGCCTCCTCTTAGTGCTGTGTTGATCCCGGTATGCAGCAGTGAGGTGGGCAGCCTTTTCAAACCAGATTATCCTTGACTTGCTGATTGCTGGGCTGACAGCTCTCCAGTTAGGATCAATGCTTGATGATGTGTTCCAGCGTAGCACGCTTCCTGAAATGTGCAGTCAGTTCGAATGTGGCTGAAAACAATGCTAGacaatgtgaaaaataaataaaactgcgaGAAAAATGTAATCACTATTAAACTAAACGTGAGAGATGCATAAATACCCTCAGTCTTGCTTGGATAACAGGAGTCTTGTTTAATATATCTGTAATTATATCAGTTTTAGGGTAGTTTGGTTAATCAATACGATGCCTGTAAGAACAAGAACTGCAGTCCCACTGTAAagagacggatggatggatggatggatggatggatggatggatggatggatggatggatggatggatgatgataATATTAGATTTTCATGCACGAACATAAGGATATTGTTTCATAGCTCTACTAGTGGATGCAGACTCCAAACTTAGGATGAACTGCATACAGACAAATGGAGAAACTGATTTAATCTATTCAAATGTGAAACTATGAAATTTAAACACAAGTACTTTAACACAGCATCGTAAAAACAAAGCGTGACCAGTATAATTTTTAGAAAGCATTTGAATACTCTACTGAGCCACAGCAGATAGAGAGGAAGCATCAGTTGATTCATTGTTCTGACTCTTATATTCACCTTCTTCCTGTTTCAGCAGTGGCAGCTGACGGTCAAACCACGAACACTTATCAACACGATCCTATTGGCTGTGGACCTGTGCACATTTATGCAAAGGGAGTTTTCCATTCCTACCAACAGTTTCTGCTCTTACACTCCATAAACTGGAGGAGAGTGAAActgacttaaaggttcagtgggaAAGGTTTACAGTGCTCTATCAGCAAAACTGAATATGAAGTtcacatgttttcattagtgtgtaAATCAAGTGTAACCAAGAATGATGTTGTTTCCACTGGCAGAGAACGTCATCATGTTTCTACACCAGAAGGGACAGAAACCAGACACTGGGGACCTCTCTGTGGTTTATCATGGTTCTTCAGGGCCACTGGGTGGTGAGGCAAAGATTTTTCAGGTTGTGAGACATTTGAAACTTCCCAGTTGTGCTTGTTTACTAAAGGTTTgagttttttctgtttgtaattACTTTTTAAGTCCAACAAATAAGTTCTGTGAGGAAAAGCAGACTCTATctaccagcatcaccagcacaGCACCCAACAAAGTGCACTTAACCTGGGCTGAGATTTTACTGTCTTCTTCTCAATATggtgaaatgcaaaacacatCCTCATGCTATAGCAAAAGCAGAGTTGTTGATTGAACTATTTTGatgcatttgttttgtcttcCCACAGGTGTTCCACGTGGAGATGAACTTAAATAGATAAACAATGcatgaaaaagttaaataaatccATAACACATGCTCTTTCCATGTTTTAATGTAGTTTTTAAATTCATTGGTACTAAAGGtaagaaaaaacattgactaAAGAAGTTTTACACTGATCAggaatgtgttcatgtgtgtagtTGTAGTATGTGTGTACTTTGACACTAAAACCTTCAAAACAACAAGCCACAAATGCAGTGATactcattttatttcagttgaCAGAACATTGGAAAAAGAAAGCCAAATTTATAATTTTCTTTATAATATAGGTAAAAGAAGAAGAGACTATTATTATGTCTACCGTTATAGTTTTGTTTCCAATGTAATGACTGTATGATAACAGAAGCCATCTTTAGAATTGACATATGGGAAAATGcacaattgtttgtttttacaattgtaTAACAAATATTTCACGAATTAACAAGTAAtggtaaaagatttaataaacaatgacatCAACTGTAAATTTAGATATGAAATTTCTGTTAAATAACTGAACATTTCACCATTAACCAGAAGCTGCATTTGCTCATGGTTGGTGGATAGTCGTATTGATCCAGTCCAAGTATGGCTGATGACAGAGGTTCATAGACTTAAGTGGGGAACCACCGACAACTGTAGCATGACCCCTTCTAATGACACCATAAATCCTGTGCTGGTACACCACTCCTCCACCAGAGTCACCCTGTAAAAGACATACGTGATTTATTGCAATTTTTgctcaatttattttttctgtttataaCCAACAATTGACACTCGTTAAAGCTGAAGAAACTAAACAAAGTTAGAAGATGTGTACTCACGCAACATGCATCCACGCCAGCTCTAATGGTACAGATCCAGTTTTCATATCGCCATACTCCATTGTACGCCGGACAGACCATGACGTCCATATCAGCACATTGCAGAGTTCTTGAAAAACCAGGTtctgaggagaagaaaagtTTTTACCAGTGAACTCACCACTGGAAGATTATTATACTTATTAAGAAATTACATTGAACCTATGAgtatttatgtataattaaGCAACACAATATGAAGACAAAGATAAACCTGATGGATTGAAATActtgtctttaaaaaaataagaacacaatgaaaaaaagatcATATAAATAATCCAATAACATTAATCTCACCTTTTGTCATATTTGGGCCAGCTGTTGTGGAAGCTTGACCTGCAACCTGAACCACAGCACcgctgtaaaaaacaaaaaaacaaaattaaaatatattttgaaactATACGTAGTTTATTAActaattctagtttttattttcgAATGTTCACTGGAAGGATGAGAACTCACATGTTGGGAGGATTTGTACAGTTGGGAAGTTGTACAGGATCGATATTTAGCTCTGGATTAGGCAGCTTCAGTAACATGAGGTCGTGTTGCTGGCCGGTCACGTCTGTGAAGATCTCATGTTGACCTGTGATTTCCACACTTCGAAGATTTTGATTAGGTATAGGATTCACTCCTATATATGCGGTGACATTCCTACAAGTATAGGATTAAACATCACTGAATCAGAGTCAACAGGTCATGTTTTGTTACTGTTGGTTATTAATCATAGTTTTACATCAAACCATTAATGACCGTGGCATCAGGACATTGCAGTATAAGTTGTTGCACTTTCTCACCATCCAGGATTGTAGCAGTGAGCTGCAGTCAGAATCCACCGGGGACTGATCAGAGAGCCACCACATAAGGCGTCGTGTGTTCCATTAATGGAATACAGCATGACATGGTACAGATGCTCATTTGGTCCACAATCATGACCTCCGATGACTCTCTTCTCCAGATCAACCACTGTGCTCACTGTCACACCTGAATGAGACAGAGAACAACATCTTATCACAGTatctgacagaaagaaaaagaaacagcagcagtATTTCTTGGTCAGACCCGGTCATGTCACAAAATGCTTCACTTTCACACGTtgataaaagacagaaatgtgATGCATTGCTTTACTGAAACAGGTTGAAACTAGAACACAGAGAGAATTGCTGCCTACTCACCAAGCCACAGGGCAAAGAGAAGAGTTGTGAGACGAGCCATCGCTGTCCTTCACCATCTCAGTGACTGTCCTCCAGATGCAACAGTTgtgtctttttaaatattttcacgCTGTCCCGTCGGCCTCTGAGGCACCAATCACATTGTGAAGATTTACTGACGCATCCCCATTGGCTAAAGTAACCTGCACATCCATGCTAATTTTTGGATAACAGTTTAGATAAACTTACAGTGTAAAAATTGTACTAATGCTGAACAAATACATCACATATCAGTACTTATATGTAGGTACAGAGGAAGAACTTGTGAAGTTCATCAAACAAAGATCTACAAATTTGGGATCTTGTAAAGAAAGTATATATTGTAGGTATTTTATATGCAGCTGAAACATATTCTACGATTACTTCTCAAGTATTTATATAACCTACTGAACTTTTGTTGGAAAGACCAACAAACAGGTTAACTACATTGATCCTAAATAAGTTTGGGGTAGGCTGTTTAAATTGAATTGTAAAGATTGATGTGCTTTCAGGGCACCGTTGAAAGGGTGTTGAATTCATTCAGACTAATCTAAGTTAAAAGAATAAAGTTTGCTGAATCGTTTATTCAATGTGACATTTATGTAAGAGGCTACTGCACTTCTGATTGTAAACGCCTCCTTATTAGTTCATAGTTCAATATTCTATGAATCTAATTAATATGAAATAATGATGAAACCACTTAATTACAACCCTTCGGTCCTCAGACTAAtagagtgcttttattttgtttttgggtgtattgtattttttctaACCCCATGCATACACATTCATTTTTAGTCTTGAAAGAACCAAAGACaagttaagattaagattaagatacatttatttgtcccaaacacatgcacagacatgcacaagcacactcatgcaaggagggaaatttaacctctgcttttaacacatctggtgcaggacacacagagcagtgagcagccatgtacggcgcccggggaacagatgttgggggagtaaggtgccttgctcaggggcactagacagggtaaggagaatcctcttggatttttggacagatcaatccagattcatctttttgttgtttctctgtggagtcgaaccagagacgaaccagagaccttttctgcccatagtccaagtttctgaccagctgcagagtcatttCATTACTTTGAAAATTATGTGGCTTTAAGTTTAATCTTTAGTAactgttcgtgtgtgtgtgtgtgtgtgtcaacagaaaTTAAGACATTAAAGACAAGGTTTTTGTTAAAGATAGTTGATCAGTTACTTGGTCAActatgcctgatttttttcctcACGACAATAGAGTGATtacctgggaaattggtgaaaatgttttttttaaagccctTTACTCAAAATCTTAAAGACTGTAAAATAAATCCTTGATTAGCTCCTTTATCTATATTAACACCAAAGTTTAATGGATTCTTAAAGGGATGGtaagtttgtttttctaaaatggctgaattagaaaacacattttcatgatCCAAGGTATAATTAGAGCCCAGTTGTTGATGTTCTCCTCACAAACATTTGGACATGGAGCGGAACtttaataaaagtataaaactgACACGACAAACTAGAAAGTGAAAGCATGAAAACAACTGACACGGATGAAATGCTactcattttatttcagttgaCAGAACAGAAGGAGGTGAcattgttcattgtattttcagAACAGGGGAAAGTAGAGCAGTTTATTACTGTGTCTCcttttgtagtttattttttattttgtcctcaATAGAATGACTGTATACACAAGCATGTTTAGTGTTGAAAGAACCAGAGACAAGTTAGGTCTGACCAGCTGTTGAGTCATTTCATTACTCTGCAAATGATGTGGCTTCCAGTTTAATCTTtagtagctgtgtgtgtgtgtgtgtgtgcatgcgtgcgtaCGTgagtgcatgcgtgtgtgtgtgtgtgtgtgtgtgtgtgtgtgtgtgtgtgtgtctcaactGAAGATAAGACATTAAACACAAGGCTCTTGTTAAAGTTAGTTGATCAGTTTCTTGGTAAAATATCTCCTCTTGCTGTGATGATAAGTTCAATAGCAAAAGGAAATGTTTCACTCAGTAACTGATATGCAACTACAACTTGAGTCCTGAATTTGCCTGAAGGTGTGATAACACATGAAGCACTGGGTACTATTGTCTGTGCAGCAAGTGTATCTGAACTTCAATGTAACTTTgctatttcatttcatttaaagtttTCTTCCCTGGTGAGATGTTGGACGACAACATTAcaagaaaatgtccaaatgaTCACATTCACCCTGATGTCACGTTTCCATCGCCGCTGATGAGAGCCGATAAAAACCtctgtgtctactgcagagtaATTTGACCATTTCTCTACGCAtgcatatatttttttccttacAATAACAGAATGATTACCTGGGAAATtgttgacaattttttttttttaagccttttactcaaaatgttaaagacagtCAAATATTTTCTGGATTAGCTGCTTTATCTGGATTAACATCACAGTTTAATGGATTCTTAAAGGGATGGTATTGTTGTCTTTCTAATATGGTTGAATTGCAAAACACATATTCATGATCCATGCTATAATAAAAGCCCAGTTGTTGATGTTCTCCCCACAAACATTTCACATGGAGCGGAACtttaataaaagtataaaactgACTTGACAAACTAAAAACTGAAGCATGAAACAACTGACACAGATGAAATGCTactcattttatttcagttgaCAGAACAGAAGGAAGTAACattattcattatattttcaGAACTGGTGAAAGTAGAGCAGTTTATTACTGTGTCTCCCTTTGtagtttatgttttatttagtttgtccCAAATAGAATGACTGTATAAAAAGACACAATCTGTTGAATTTACATTTAAGACAatgtaaaacattatttttacagATCGAAATTTTCttaaaaggttcagtttgtagaatttagtgacatctagtggtgaagtgtcatgttgcagcttaatgcccctcacctcaccctcccctttcaAACACGTTAGAGgacctgtggtagcttcagctgtcataaaaactcaaaaggtgtttagtttgtccagtccgGGCTATCTCCGGAGAAAGGACTCGCTCCTAAAGTAactataaagtatttaaattcaAAGGGCCCATTTTacagtgaggaaaaaaaacaattcatacaatttagtgGAAACACACGAATGGAAAACTCACTAGGATTATTCTATATTCATTTTCTGCAGATAGGTgctttcaccttaatcttacacactgaacctttaaagattGTGTTAAAAGAATAAAGGGCTTTACAAATTATAGCTGGAAATTTAATGAACAATGACATCAACTGTATAGTTTGATGTGAAATGTCTGTTTAAAACTGAACATTTCACCATTAACCAAAAGTTAAATTTGCTCATGGTTGGGCGGTAGTCTTTTCGATCCACTCTTTGTATGGCCCATAACAGAGGTCCATAGCCCAAATTGGCTTACCAGCGACACTTTTTTTATAACCTTGTGAAAGGACACCATAAATCATGTCCTGGTACACCACTCCTCCACCAGAGTCACCCTGTGAAAGACAAACGTGTATTTATTGCGCTTTTTTactcatattattatttttatttataaccaaCAATTGAAAAATTGTTAAAGctgaagaaacaaaacagagtTTGAAGATGTGTACTCACGTTATGGGCTCCCAACAAAGGTGTCTGGGCACAGATGAAATGCTGATCTTTCAAGGCTTTGAAAGTCTTACAGACAGAAATGTCCAGATCAACACAAGACAGACCTGCACTCCCATTTACTGAGGAGAATAAAGGTTTTTTACCAGTGAACTCACCACTGGAAGATTATTATGTAGATAAACCtgattgatttaaatatttgtctctTAACAAAACAAGAactcaagtaaaaaaaacattataaaaatgaTCCAATAACATTAATCTCACTTCGACCTGCAAGCTGAACCGCAGCacctctgtaaaaaaaaaatataaatatattttgaaaccATACATAGTTAATTAACTAATTCTTCttaattctttttattttcaaatgttcaCTGGAAGGATGAGAACTCACCTCTTGGGAGGATGTTGACAGTCGGGACGTTGTACAGGTTTGATATCAACTGCTTCAGGCAGCTTCAATAACATGAGGTCGTGCTCCTTGCCGACGTCGTCTTTGAAGATCACATGTGGAGCTGTGATTCCCACTTCTTTATGAGGACCAGGATAGCCGCCTATATATGCGGTGTACGTCCTACAGGTAAAAGTTTAAACATCACTGAATCACACTCAACacatcatatttaaatattgttgGTTATTAATCATAGTTTTACTTCAAACCATTAATGACCGGTGCATCAgagcattaaagtaaaagtttAATCACTTTCTCACCCTTTTGGATTAGAGCAGTGAGCTGCAGTCAGAATCCACTGGCGACTGATCAGAGAGCCGCCACAAACACCGCCACCGGTCTTCAGCTTGACACGGTACTGACGCTCATTTGGTCCACACTCACGACCTCCTAGGATTCTCTTCTCCAGATCAACCACTGTGCTCACTGTCACACCTGAATGAGACAGAGAACAACACCTTATCACAGTATCTgaccaaaagaaaaagaagcagcagcagtattTCTTGGTCAGAACCGGTCATGTCACAAAATCCTTCACTTTCACAATTtgataaaagacagaaatgtgATGCATTGCTTTACTGAAACAGGTTGAAAccagaacacagagagaattGCTGCCTACTCACCAAGCCACATGGCAAAGAGAAGAGTTGTGAGACGAGCCATCGCTGTCCTTCATCGTCTCAGTGACTGTCCTCCAGATGCAACAGTTGTGTCTTTTTAAATCTGTTCACGCTATCCCGTCGGCCTCTGAGGCTCCAATCACATTGTGAAGATTTACTGACTCATCCCCATTGGTTAAAGTAATTTGCACATCTATGCTAATTGTTGATGTttatcagttgttgttgtccaGTTGCAATGAATCGCTAGCAGCAGTtaataatgttgaaaaactGTTATTTCCTCAAACAAGTTGACAGTTAGTTCTTACAGTTTGGTTTGTGTCTCAAAGGACAGCATGAAAACTATCTCCCTCATTACAGCTTTGCTCTGATTCCCCAACGGATCTTGTTGTATTGCATGAACAGTATTTCAACATTCACAAAATAAGTCGTACCTTGATCTACGCCTTTCTGACACAGTGTCACACAGGCAATTCACTGGACGACTTCTAACAGGGATTTTCTTACAATACAAAATGATCCATATTTAGCATCTTGACAGATATTGTTCTTCCAGTTTATCTTAAAAAACACAGCTTGTCCTGTTTCGACCGTTTTTCTGACTCTCAGATTGAAGAAAGATTTCAGTCGAAGGACGACCAAAGAGAAACAGCCAGTCACCAATACAGCAGAAGTAAGAAAGAGAAGTGTCTCTACAGGTCAATTCTATATATAGGTCCACAGTCTAATGTGTTGATAAGGATGACTATACCCTGAAAAAAATTTAATATGAGAATTATTTGACTTTACGTGAATCTGTTCAATTACTTGTGAATCCCTAAAGTTTTTTCTGTGATGAAAATGGATTCAAACTAAAGCTGAGCCTTCGGTCCCTCCATTGTCATCCACTTGTCCTGGCTTAGGTTGCATCGGTAGACAACCAACAAGTTTTGCTATCTTATTAATGCAccctaaatataaaatgtggaAGCCATTACAATTTACCTCAGACCAGGTTTTGATTGGTAAACCGTGCCATGGTCTTTTGCAGCCTCAAGATACCAATGCCCCGACAATGAGTGTGACCCAAACCACTACGAGTTGGCCTGAAGATATCAAGACTGGTCCTTTATTACTCCCTCTAGGTAGATTGTGTTTGTTCATcaagaatcaagacatttccACACCTCTAGTGTGGAACGTGGTGAAACTGAACCTTTTCCGGGCCCtgaaaactaaaccaaacttgagaaaaaaaaaacttgctcTGCCAGAGTCTCTCTTTTGGATCATTTTGCCGGTCCCAAACCTGGATTAAGGAGGAGGGTTGAACGTAGAGCTAGTAGTTCCACGCCACTTAACAGCCCTttgattcaatttaatattCTAACATTTAACAATACAGGACAAaatttatttatgcatgtggGTCTAGACACAGCATTAAAGTcatgaagttattttgagaAGTGATGGACTATTTCAATGGcaagataaaaaatataaaaaacaagaatcaacagaagagtatggaagcgtattgcattcacttgagaaaaaaaaaagttcgtttttttattttattgagaactTATCTCGGAATTTCCAAGATAGTTATctcaaaaaaactgaattttgtttttcaagtgaatgcaatacgttTCTGTAGAAGAAAGCTCATTTGTAGTTCTAAAAATATTTAGggtgtttttttctcactttttgtgTGTCCTACAGCGACCATTACAATTATGCAAATTTGGAAATGACATCACTAAGCGACTTCTAGCGACTTTTAGGACAGCCAATAGCTACTTTCCTTGctgaggagttggcaacactggAGACATGTACTGAGTGTTCtaatttcaaactgaaacataGAGCATTAGTCTACAAGGAACATTTTCATAAAGAGCTGGTGGTCCCACAGGCAAAAGAAAGATTTTAGATAATAGTGACGCGTTCGGGTTGCACTTACAGCTGTTATCTCTGAAAGCCATCCTGAGAACTTGCtctgttttttacttttcatcctTACTTGCAGATTGGACACAGAGATTTCCCGGCTCAAACACTTGTCAGCTTTGTTTCAACAGATGTGAGAAGGGGAAGAAGTAGTTTGAATAAGAGAACAAACAGTTGCCACCAGAACTATAGCAACAGAAATGCCAATTTCGAAATCAATCGGTTAGAAAAACAACGTCAACAACACGTGGCACACAAAACTGAGAGAATACAGGTATCTCAGGATAAAATAGAGGAGCCATGTAGGTAGAGGACACTGCTAAAGATGGCCAAagattttcaatttcaaaagacAACAAGATTCTTTCTGACACAATGTCTACAACGATGTCAATGTTTTTCCATCAATTTCTATGAAAGAAGCAGGCAATTTACTGTACGACTTCTAACAGGAAATGTCTGACAATACAAAATGATCCATATTTAGCATCTTGACAGATGTTGTATTTCCAGTTTATCTTAAAAAACACAGCTTGTCCTGTTTTGACCGTTTTTCTGACACGCAGATTGAAGAAAGAGATTTCAGTGGAAGGACGACTAAAGAGAAACAGCCAGTCACCCATACAGCAGAAGTAAGACAGAGAAGTGTCTTTACAGGTCAATTCTATACACAGGTCCACAGTCTAATGTGTTAATAAGGCTTAGGTTGCACCGGTAGACAACCAACCAGTTTTGCTATCTTATTAATGCAccctaaatataaaatgtggaAGGCTTTACAATTTACCTCAGACGAGGTTTTGATTGTTCAACTTTACATGAATCTGCTCTGTGGTGCATCTTGGTGGTCTCAGTCTTATAGTGAACGTGCTCCTGTGTTTAACCAGCACGTCATGGAGAGGTTGGGAGACATTGTCCAGTATTGGGGCATCCACCTGCATCACTGTGAGTTTCTCGCCCAGTAGAGCTGGCCTGATGGTGTTGAAAGCActgaagaagtaaaaaaaaacatgaccctcaTAGTGCTAGCCGGCTTGTCCAGGTGGTCGTAGACTCGATTCGGCGGGTAGATGATGGTGTCCTCAACTCCTAGCCGGGGGCTGGTAGGCAAACTGGAGGGGATCCAAGTGTGGCCTGACTATGGGCCTGAGCTGCTCGAGGATGAGTCTCTCCAGGGTCTTCATGATGTGAGACATCAGTTCCACAGGCCTGTATTCCTTGGAGCTATTGGGACGCTGCGTCTCCGGCACAGGAACGAGGCAGGATGTCTTCCAGAGCTCAGGGACCCTCTGAAGACTCAGGCTCATGTTGAAAACACGGTGAAGCACTTCACAGAGCTGGGGGGCACAGGCTTTAAACACTTTGGGGCTGACACCATCGGGGCCCGCAGCCTTGCCTGAGTGGAGTTTCCTTAGCTGTCGTCTAACATGGTGAGGTGTGATGGACACTTTAGAGGATGCAGGCTGGGGAGGAAGGGTGTTGGTGTCATCAGGAAGAAGacagttagcagttagctgcCAGAGGAGGTGTTGTATACTTCATGTGACCCATACTTCAGCAAAATCTGATTCATATCGGGAAAATGGGAAGACGTATAGACTATCGACTGTTGTGCATCAAATATTTAATAGACAGTTACACTCTTGTTACCTCTTTAATTCTTCTTCCAGGATTAAACACTAACCTCGTCAAGACCCGTTAGGATAAGATGTGaattttgatcattttaaagTCTAACTTTAACTCTTTAGGCTGAAGtccctgtacacacacatatacaacacACCAATTAGTATGCTTCAGTCAGGGTTTAAGCAGCCATGACAGAggacctggaggagcaggagaggacgGTGGACGTCTCTGAGACGTGAGCTCTAGTTTCAGCATGGACTTGGAAATGAACACAGCTTTCCAGATACACGCTCACAGCGGTCGCCGTGGGTGATGGGGCGCAAACTTTTGAGTAGAGACTGTTACCTTTTTCATATATAATCAGATATCTGACAAATATTTGCTAACAATACAAAACGATCCATATTTAGCATCTTGACAGATATTGTACTTCctgtttatctttaaaaaacacagcttgttctgttttgacctttttttgACTTGCAGATTGAAGAAAGAGATTTCAGTTGAAGGACAGCCAAAGAGAAACAGCCAGTCACCAATACAGCAGAAGTAAGAAAGAGAAGTGTCTTTACAGGTCAATTCTATACACAAGTTCACAGTCTACTCTGTTAATAAGGAGGACTATACGTGACAAAAACTGAATGTTTGAATTATTGGACTTTACGTGAATCTGTTCAATTACTTATGAATCCCTAAAGTTTTTTCTGTGATGGAAACGGATTCAAACTAAAGCTGAGCCTTCGGTCCGTCCATTGTCATCCACTTGTCCTGGCTTAGGTAGCACCGCTAGACAACCAACAAGTTTTGCTTATCACATATCCTGgcttatagtccaggcaaagtaactcaTTTTGGAGtcaaaaatcaaattaattgtaaaattatttatttcagcatagataatttctatgaggtgtccagaacaacatactaaaagtcctaagaaatcctagttgaggaaatatgtttaattctcatcaatccgagatgtg
The sequence above is a segment of the Limanda limanda chromosome 2, fLimLim1.1, whole genome shotgun sequence genome. Coding sequences within it:
- the LOC132996660 gene encoding kallikrein 1-related peptidase b21-like, whose product is MARLTTLLFALWLGVTVSTVVDLEKRVIGGHDCGPNEHLYHVMLYSINGTHDALCGGSLISPRWILTAAHCYNPGWNVTAYIGVNPIPNQNLRSVEITGQHEIFTDVTGQQHDLMLLKLPNPELNIDPVQLPNCTNPPNM
- the LOC132996669 gene encoding kallikrein-8-like produces the protein MARLTTLLFAMWLDTVIRCCSLSHSGVTVSTVVDLEKRILGGRECGPNERQYRVKLKTGGGVCGGSLISRQWILTAAHCSNPKGTYTAYIGGYPGPHKEVGITAPHVIFKDDVGKEHDLMLLKLPEAVDIKPVQRPDCQHPPKRVTLVEEWCTRT